DNA sequence from the Acidobacteriota bacterium genome:
GGCGGTGGCAGCTACCTGTCGCTGCTCGGCAGCAACGGTCTGTTTCACCATCCCGACGACCGTTGGCCCGGGTCGGTCGACCTGGACACCCTGGAGAAACTGGTCGACGCCTTCGTCGCGCTCACCGTCGAGATCGCGTCCGGGGGGAACGGTTCTTTCTGACACCTCGTGCCACCAGCGCCTCCCAATCGCACACCTAGGGCGAGGCCCTGCGACGCCGGTCTAGATCACAATCCTCCCGGCGAGCGGAGCGCCAGGGCGAGGACCCGGGCCTGGGTTCCCCCGCCGCCGATCATCGGGCGCCCTCCACCCACGCTGACGGCGAGATACTGCCGGCCATCTACCTGGTAGGTAATGAGGTTCGAGTTGGGCGAGTCCGGGAGCTCGATGCCGCCGAGGTAGGCGCCGCTCTTCTTGTCATACACGCTGATCTCGGGCGGTCGATCTGGTGTCCGCGGGCTGCCGCCGGTCGTGTTCTCCGCACTCTGAGTCACGAAGAGCAGGGTCCTGGTGACCAGCGGCGCCGCTCTGCCGGGCCTGCCGAGTCGACCGAGACCGAGCTCCCGGAGCGCGGGGTGGTTGCGCGGCCCCTCGCCGTGCGCCGCCACCCAGGCATGCTCGCCGGTGACGAGATCGATGGCGGTGATGCGGCTGTAGGGCGGTTTCACCAGCGGCAGGCCACGAGGACCCCGGATGCCGTCGAACCAGCGCCTCGGCGTGTAGCGCATGTTCGAGCGATTGGGATCCGGCGTGGTCAGTGACACGGTAACCGGCCGTGTGTGGGACGGTACGTAGATCAGGCCGTTCTCCGGGTCGACGGCGGCGCCGGTCCAGTTGGTCCCCCCGCCGTCGGCCGGGAGCTGAATCGTCGGTTTGCCGTCGCCCTCCAGACGCGGGGGCGTGTAGAGCGGTACCAGCTCGTAGTCGGCCGCGATCTCCAGTGCCTCTCGACGAAGCTCCGGCGAGAAGTCGATGAGATCGTCCTCGGTGATCCCCTGGCGGTCGTAGGCCGCCGGCCTGGTGGGGAACGGCTGGGTCGGTGAAGCGCGATCTCCCGGCGCCGCCTCTGTCGGCACCGGCTTCTCTTCGATCGGCCACAACGGCTCGCCGGTCTCGGCGTCGAAGACGAAGAGGAAGGCCTGTTTCGTCGGCTGCGCCACCGCCTTGACCAGCTTGTCTCCGACCTTCACATCGATCCGCGTGGGCGCCGTCGGCAGATCGTAGTCCCACAAGCCGTGGTGCACCATCTGGAAGTGCCAGCGCTTCTCTCCGGTCTCGCAATCCACAGCCACCAGGCTCTCGGCGAACAGGTTGTCGCCCAGCCGGTGACCGCCATAGAGGTCGTTGGTCGGTGTCGAGATCGGCAGGTAGGCGAGGCCGAGCTCTTCGTCCACCGTGATCATCGACCAGACGTTGGTGCCTCCCGTGTACTCCCACGAACCGTCCTCCCACGTCTCGTGGCCTTCTTCACCCGGCTGGGGGATCGTGTGGAAAACCCAGGCCACCTCGCCACTCTCGACATGGTAGGCGCGCACATGCCCGGGGGGCGCTTCCTTGCGGGTTGGAGCATCGGACACGATCGAGCCGACGATCACGACGTCACGACACACCGAGGGCGGCGAGCTGTGGGTCGTCCTCGACTCGGTGACCTCGCGACCGAGATCCCTGGTCATATCCACCGCGCCGTAACTGCCGAAGTCGGGGTCCGGCTTGCCGGTCATGGCGTCGAGCGAGAGCAGGCGGCGGTCGTGGGTCGGCATCAACACGCGCTTCTTGCCGCCGCGTTGCCAGTAGGCCACGCCCCGATGCTGAAAGCCCATGTTCGCCGGCCGCCCGGCCTCCCAACTCTGGGGATCGTAGCTCCACAGCGGCTCGCCGGAGGCCGCGTCGATGGCCGCAACCTGTCCGAGAGCGGTGCTCACGTACATGCGCCCGTCGATCACGACCGGAACGGCCTTGAAGGGTCCCGGGCGAACCCGCGTGGGCAGTCCGGCCTCCCCGGCAAGAATGACGGCGAACGCGTCCTCCCGATCAGCGGCCTCTTCACCGCCTTTCTGCGCGGCTTCAAGCCGTTCCGTGAGTCGCGCGTCGACCGATTCCCAGGTCCAGACAACTTCGACCTGGTCGAAGTTGTCGGCGTCGATCTGGTCGAGAGGCGAGTACTTGCTGTTGCCGCCATCGTTGCCGAAGCGCGGCCAGTCGACACTCTCGCCGGCGCCGACGGCGGCGAGAAGCAGCGTCGCGGCGACGGCGATGACCGTCACCAATCAGTTCCACCAGGGCTTGTCGTTGTACGCACGCACGTCTAGCTCGAAAGTCCACGTCGATCGATGCTGCCGGACGAGATGGACGTAGGTCTCCGCCACCTGCTCGGGCAGGATGAGGCCGTCGGCCGCTCCCTTCGTGCTTCGGAGGGCTTCGAAGCGCTCGGGCCCAAGCATCTTGCCCAGCGTGTCCGGTGCGTCGACCGTTCCATCCACAAGCACATGAGCCACATGAATGCCCTTTGGGGCGAACTCGGCGTTCAGCGTCTGGCAGAGCATGCGGCGGCCCCCCATCGCGGCCGCGTGCGAGTGCTGCCCGGCGTTGCCGCGGGCCGCGGCCGTGGCGGAGGTGACGATGAGCGTTCCATGGCCACGCTCGACCATCCGCGGGCAGAGCGCGGAGGCCGTGCGGAAGAGCCCGAACGTCGCCATGCGCCAACCGAGTTCGAAGGCCTTGTAGCTGGTATCGGTGAGGTCCCGGTTGCCGATCTGGGCGCCGAGGTTGTAGATCAGCACTTCGATCGGCCCGATCTCCTCCTCCACGTGGACGATCTGATCCTCGATGGCGTTCTCCTTGACAGCGTTCAGGAGAAAGCCGGTCGCCTCGCCTCCCTCCTCGTGAATGCCGGCGACCAGGGCGTTCAGCCCGTCTTCGTCGCTCCGGCGGCAGAGAACCGCGTGGTACCCCTCGCGAGCAAACCTCCTGCCCGCGGTACCGCCGATTCCGGCGCCGGCGCCCATGACAAAGCAAACTGGTTTCATCGTCCTTCCTCCATCGGTGGCCGGCGGATCGTATGCCAGAATGACCGGCATCATGACCGTACAAGCAGCTTTCGAGACGCGCCCCGACGTGGGGCCCGCCGCAGCCCCCATCGGGATCCGACCCCTGACCCCTCACATCGGCGCGGAGATCGAGGGAGTCGACCTGTCCCGGCCGCTCTCACAGTCCCAGCAGGACGAGATCAGACGGGCCTGGCTGGACTGGCAGGTGCTCGTCTTCCGCGACCAGGAACTCACCCGCGAGCAACACAAGGACTTCGGCCGGACCTTCGGCCCGCTGCACGTCCACCCCTTGCACACGAGCGCCGAGTACCAGGGCGGGCACGACCCGGAGATCCTCGTCATCAAGACCACCCAGAAGTCGAAGCACACGTCGGGTGACGGCTGGCACACCGACGTCTCGTGCGACGAGAAACCGCCGATGGCGTCGATGCTCTACATCAAGGAGATTCCCGAGTGCGGCTCAGGCGGCGACACGCTCTTCGCCGACATGTACCGTGCCTACGAGACGCTTTCGGAGCGGATGCAGAACTTCCTCGAGGGCCTAGTGGCGGTTCACGACGGTGCACTGCCCTACATCGGAAAGTACGCCTACGCACCTCCCGAGGGAAAGACGTACCCAAGGACCGAGCACCCGGTGGTGATCCGCCATCCCGAGACGGACCGCAAGGCCCTGTTCGTCAACAGCGGTTTCACCTCGCACATCCGCCACATGCGTCGATGGGAGAGCCGGGGCCTGCTCGACATGCTGTTCAGGC
Encoded proteins:
- a CDS encoding SDR family NAD(P)-dependent oxidoreductase, translated to MKPVCFVMGAGAGIGGTAGRRFAREGYHAVLCRRSDEDGLNALVAGIHEEGGEATGFLLNAVKENAIEDQIVHVEEEIGPIEVLIYNLGAQIGNRDLTDTSYKAFELGWRMATFGLFRTASALCPRMVERGHGTLIVTSATAAARGNAGQHSHAAAMGGRRMLCQTLNAEFAPKGIHVAHVLVDGTVDAPDTLGKMLGPERFEALRSTKGAADGLILPEQVAETYVHLVRQHRSTWTFELDVRAYNDKPWWN
- a CDS encoding PQQ-binding-like beta-propeller repeat protein, producing the protein MTVIAVAATLLLAAVGAGESVDWPRFGNDGGNSKYSPLDQIDADNFDQVEVVWTWESVDARLTERLEAAQKGGEEAADREDAFAVILAGEAGLPTRVRPGPFKAVPVVIDGRMYVSTALGQVAAIDAASGEPLWSYDPQSWEAGRPANMGFQHRGVAYWQRGGKKRVLMPTHDRRLLSLDAMTGKPDPDFGSYGAVDMTRDLGREVTESRTTHSSPPSVCRDVVIVGSIVSDAPTRKEAPPGHVRAYHVESGEVAWVFHTIPQPGEEGHETWEDGSWEYTGGTNVWSMITVDEELGLAYLPISTPTNDLYGGHRLGDNLFAESLVAVDCETGEKRWHFQMVHHGLWDYDLPTAPTRIDVKVGDKLVKAVAQPTKQAFLFVFDAETGEPLWPIEEKPVPTEAAPGDRASPTQPFPTRPAAYDRQGITEDDLIDFSPELRREALEIAADYELVPLYTPPRLEGDGKPTIQLPADGGGTNWTGAAVDPENGLIYVPSHTRPVTVSLTTPDPNRSNMRYTPRRWFDGIRGPRGLPLVKPPYSRITAIDLVTGEHAWVAAHGEGPRNHPALRELGLGRLGRPGRAAPLVTRTLLFVTQSAENTTGGSPRTPDRPPEISVYDKKSGAYLGGIELPDSPNSNLITYQVDGRQYLAVSVGGGRPMIGGGGTQARVLALALRSPGGL
- a CDS encoding TauD/TfdA family dioxygenase: MTVQAAFETRPDVGPAAAPIGIRPLTPHIGAEIEGVDLSRPLSQSQQDEIRRAWLDWQVLVFRDQELTREQHKDFGRTFGPLHVHPLHTSAEYQGGHDPEILVIKTTQKSKHTSGDGWHTDVSCDEKPPMASMLYIKEIPECGSGGDTLFADMYRAYETLSERMQNFLEGLVAVHDGALPYIGKYAYAPPEGKTYPRTEHPVVIRHPETDRKALFVNSGFTSHIRHMRRWESRGLLDMLFRHIATTVSLTCRVRWEPNTLTLWDNRCTQHHAVWDYYPQSRFGERVSIVGDRPVA